The Clostridium sporogenes region TTTTCTCTAGATATTCTTTTTTAGGGGCTCCACTAATTGATATTATAGTATCTTTATCACAAATCATAACTATATTACCTATAGTTTGCTGAAGGGAATCAGTATACCCTTTTGAAAATTCACTTAAATCACCTATTGGTGAATATTTTTTTAATATTACTCCACCTTCCCTATCAGTAAATATTTCAAGAGGATCCCCTTCTCTTATTCTCAAAGTTCTTCTTATTTCTTTTGGTATAACAACTCTGCCCAAATCGTCTATTCGTCTAACAATTCCTGTTGCCTTCATTATTTTATTCCTCCTCTAACTAAAAATTAAATATATTAGTATTATTATGTAGTAATATTATCTTTCTATTTATGAAATTTTATGCATAATTGTTATTTACATTTTATATTTTTTCATTTAACTGTAAAATAAACTGTTTTTTGGAGTTTTATTCCAAATAAAAATCATGTGTA contains the following coding sequences:
- the spoVT gene encoding stage V sporulation protein T is translated as MKATGIVRRIDDLGRVVIPKEIRRTLRIREGDPLEIFTDREGGVILKKYSPIGDLSEFSKGYTDSLQQTIGNIVMICDKDTIISISGAPKKEYLEKKISYDLEKIIEERKTVYFGDDNKAVSIYDDEDVDEKYSAQVISPIIAEGDTVGAVIIVSKEGGKKFNELEMKLAETASSFLGKQMEE